The genome window ATTACATCGGTATTCTGCTGGATCGTGCCAAAGGATGCAATGTCATCATGGCCAGCACCGAAGGCGGTATGGACATTGAAGAAGTTGCTGAACATACGCCCGAAAAAATTGTCAAAGAGTGGATCGATCCACGCGTTGGCTTGCAACCATTCCAGGCCCGGAAAGTAGCTTTTGCACTCGGTTTGGAAGGCGAAGCGTTCAAAGAAATGGTGAAGTTCGTGACTTCTCTGTACAAAGCGTACGTTGAAACGGACTCGTCTATGTTTGAAATCAACCCAGTACTGAAAACCTCAGACAACAAAATTCTGGCGGTTGATGCCAAAGTAAACCTGGATGATAACGCCCTTTTCCGCCACGGTGATCTGGCTGGCCTACGTGATGTAGCCGAAGAAGATCCCCTGGAGGTTGAAGCAACGGCTAGCGACCTGAATTACGTTAAGCTCGACGGAAACGTGGGTTGTATGGTAAACGGCGCTGGTTTAGCGATGGCCACGATGGATATCATCAAGCTGTCAGGCGGTGAGCCGGCTAACTTCCTGGACGTAGGGGGTGGAGCTAACGCCAAGACCGTTGAGGCCGGTTTCCGGATTATCCTGAAAGATCCGAATGTAAAAGCCATCCTGATCAATATTTTCGGTGGTATCGTTCGTTGCGACCGCGTAGCAACGGGCGTTGTGGAGGCTTACAAAGCCATTGGCGACATCAAAGTACCGATCATTGTGCGTCTACAAGGAACAAACGCCGAAGAAGGTGCCCGCATTATCGACGAATCTGGACTGAAAGTTTACTCAGCCGTTCAGTTGAAAGATGCAGCTAAAAAGGTTACCGAAGTTCTGGAAGAATTAGGTCTTTAAACCTTAAGCTATATATCATTCTGTTAAAAAGCGAAAGGACCCGATTGGGTCCTTTCGCTTTTTAGTTTGGAAGACGTTTGTCTTAGTATTTTTTGTTGAAGTATTTCATTGCATCCGGAATCTGACTCTGGATATCGCGGATAC of Tellurirhabdus bombi contains these proteins:
- the sucC gene encoding ADP-forming succinate--CoA ligase subunit beta, translating into MNIHEYQGKEILKRYGVRVQEGLVAESPEKAVEAAKQIMAQTNSKFVVVKSQIHAGGRGKGKIVGSEQRGVQLAKSVDDVRDISKNLIGNVLVTHQTGPEGRKVNKVLVAQDVYYPGASEPKEYYIGILLDRAKGCNVIMASTEGGMDIEEVAEHTPEKIVKEWIDPRVGLQPFQARKVAFALGLEGEAFKEMVKFVTSLYKAYVETDSSMFEINPVLKTSDNKILAVDAKVNLDDNALFRHGDLAGLRDVAEEDPLEVEATASDLNYVKLDGNVGCMVNGAGLAMATMDIIKLSGGEPANFLDVGGGANAKTVEAGFRIILKDPNVKAILINIFGGIVRCDRVATGVVEAYKAIGDIKVPIIVRLQGTNAEEGARIIDESGLKVYSAVQLKDAAKKVTEVLEELGL